A portion of the Natronogracilivirga saccharolytica genome contains these proteins:
- a CDS encoding T9SS type A sorting domain-containing protein — protein sequence MTISNAAGTLLIFLMTTLPVASLSQNAADYMPGAYPAESRFDQTITDPDDQSQDDGLDVIIRLLSLDEQSPDHIRYDLDRREEGADPFPYNFNAHGDTLYTTLEGLVDLSFFDEFGLDIDLDARLDVMRLSAGIGQGWLMTEQEVTIPVPEEIKDEVPAVSDSMDVTLRVSNQRQDDELLELPYGDLEVVTFRPSLSIDVTVYVEFFGQKTPFTFDLLDDYGITFQFATGYGLVREKSEPEIIEFRDNDLEIEMEFAQIEGREIVLKSFDDSRDTSAGADNQEAEAEKPGMITLNANFPNPFNAATTLSFELFEPGSVDVRIYDQQGRLVDIPVSGRSMSAGKHAIRYQADNLSSGAYIYRIQFTAERESRTVSPGGQFMLIK from the coding sequence ATGACTATCTCAAACGCTGCCGGAACGTTGCTCATTTTTCTGATGACGACACTTCCGGTGGCATCCCTGTCCCAGAATGCGGCTGATTACATGCCTGGGGCATATCCGGCCGAGAGCCGGTTTGATCAAACCATAACCGATCCTGATGATCAGTCTCAGGATGACGGCCTCGATGTAATCATTCGTCTGCTATCTCTGGATGAGCAGTCACCGGACCACATACGCTATGATCTCGACCGGCGCGAAGAAGGAGCCGATCCGTTCCCCTATAACTTCAATGCCCATGGCGATACTCTGTACACCACGCTGGAGGGGCTTGTCGACCTGAGTTTTTTTGATGAGTTTGGCCTTGATATTGACCTGGATGCCCGGCTGGATGTCATGCGGTTGTCAGCGGGAATCGGACAGGGGTGGCTCATGACCGAGCAGGAAGTAACAATACCGGTTCCGGAAGAGATCAAAGATGAAGTGCCGGCGGTGTCTGATTCGATGGATGTGACGCTGAGGGTATCCAACCAGCGGCAAGATGACGAGCTGCTGGAACTGCCTTACGGAGATCTGGAAGTGGTGACATTTCGTCCGTCTTTATCCATAGATGTAACTGTTTATGTCGAGTTTTTTGGTCAGAAAACGCCCTTTACATTTGACTTGCTGGATGATTACGGGATTACGTTCCAGTTTGCAACGGGTTATGGCCTCGTCAGGGAAAAATCAGAGCCGGAAATCATCGAATTCCGGGACAACGATCTGGAAATTGAGATGGAATTCGCACAAATCGAAGGCCGTGAGATTGTGCTGAAATCATTTGATGACAGCAGAGATACATCGGCCGGAGCGGACAATCAGGAGGCGGAGGCTGAAAAGCCGGGTATGATCACGCTGAATGCCAATTTTCCGAATCCGTTCAACGCAGCCACAACGCTTTCTTTTGAACTTTTTGAGCCCGGATCGGTGGATGTCCGGATTTATGACCAGCAGGGAAGGCTGGTCGATATACCAGTTTCCGGCCGCTCCATGAGCGCAGGCAAACATGCCATCCGTTATCAGGCTGACAATCTCTCCAGTGGTGCGTATATTTACCGCATTCAATTCACCGCCGAAAGGGAATCCCGGACCGTCTCCCCGGGCGGGCAATTCATGCTGATTAAATAA